One Oryza glaberrima chromosome 11, OglaRS2, whole genome shotgun sequence genomic region harbors:
- the LOC127754884 gene encoding PWWP domain-containing protein 3-like, producing MGTDAVRTPSARRAARTRSASSGGETPTESSGRRRSKQAAVTGERGGRRRPAAGGELLKSPRSGRPKNQPSPPPQEEEEGNHGSARYDCTFQDEGDHDFAPPELVWGKVRSHPWWPGQVFDAADASELALKHTRAGAPLVAYFWDKTFAWSDASALLPFCSNFTRLASQSTMSGFVSAVDAALQEVGRRVEVGLSCTCFGSSIGKRQEIENSGIREGAYGAVVDGAYMRGAYHGRPFLDYILALGMNPLAGADRLELTTAKAQLRAFNCSRGSRHLPEFVTFEGIEDVSVAIPHTKRKRMDKSGGDDVMDMEKKPRRGESSSRKKKVLPEAGKKEIMDEEGSVPSIGATEDTLSKTKKSKNQNCAAKKNRNTSKDADGLDMDDKGSVPSKGATVDTSRQIKKSKNQNSAVNKNKNTSKDADGLDMDGEGSVPSKGATDDASSKTKKSKNQNNAAKKNKNTSKDADGLDMDDKGSVPRKGATDDTSIKTEKSKNKNRSAKKNKNTSKDADGLETVGASKKLSKKAVDETLSESKSARRTRSTRMKGGTPVALKGRGKDSGAESLKVEEKNTALLKENKVGRRAGSARKKYKTTGDGDGLEDGNANVSVSSGKRSTRGETSVASEARISEQGRKKKKLSELMAVTDVPNPSSGSKSKARGKRSMDASTEKLEDPDRDLEDTMKTRKRKKLDTLGDLSSQPQPVSRKSTTKVGELMHKAAGQMSQTRPVRKANGAVSQKNSRSTKERQVNAPDKSAHSLKVKKGKTDTLTENSLSCSEMLSQLSLAVFNLKKKERFSSAGMNFFTDFRKYSYASRSDVEKEIYGKATNTGSCASFSDVDEDIPEKAASTEPTPLEQPLADHMQDDYWADILINVEEPLSSLRKKKDKGVNRTRKKEHVKKPAMKSSSLGNVEGPTVEGSENKQPNAETQLTVANGTKVSSEETESSSFAGLVLHFSRPGAVPSRSDLIKIFSQYGPVNEAKAETANNANCAQVIFKRRMDAEAAFAGAGKIGALGPALVSFRLSDFPAAASGNDPRQGASKSD from the exons ATGGGTACTGACGCCGTTCGCACCCCCTCTGCGCGCCGCGCAGCCCGAACCCGCAGCGCATCGTCGGGTGGGGAAACACCAACGGAGAGCTCCGGCCGTAGGCGCTCCAAGCAAGCCGCCGTAACTGGCGAGCGCGGTGGTCGGCGCCGACCCGCTGCCGGCGGTGAG CTTCTCAAAAGCCCTCGCTCTGGCCGCCCCAAGAACCAACCATCACCGCCAccgcaggaggaggaagaggggaaccATGGAAGCGCGCGCTATGACTGCACTTTTCAGGACGAGGGAGACCATGATTTTGCACCGCCAGAGCTTGTCTGGGGCAAGGTGCGGAGTCACCCATGGTGGCCGGGCCAGGTGTTTGATGCTGCAGATGCTTCTGAGCTTGCACTGAAGCATACCAGGGCAGGCGCTCCCCTTGTCGCCTATTTCTGGGACAAGACCTTCGCTTGGAGCGATGCCTCCGCACTTCTGCCATTCTGCAGCAACTTCACGCGCCTGGCCAGCCAGAGCACCATGTCTGGTTTTGTATCCGCTGTGGATGCTGCACTGCAAGAGGTTGGTCGTCGTGTAGAGGTAGGCCTCTCATGCACCTGCTTTGGTAGTAGCATTGGCAAGAGGCAAGAGATTGAGAATTCTGGCATCCGTGAAGGGGCTTATGGTGCCGTTGTAGATGGTGCGTACATGAGGGGTGCATATCATGGTAGACCATTTCTTGACTACATCTTAGCTCTGGGAATGAATCCACTGGCTGGTGCCGACCGTCTCGAACTTACAACTGCCAAAGCACAGCTTAGGGCATTCAATTGCTCAAGGGGTAGTAGGCACCTCCCTGAGTTTGTGACCTTTGAGGGGATTGAGGATGTTTCTGTGGCGATCCCACACACCAAGAGGAAAAGGATGGATAAAAGTGGTGGGGATGATGTGATGGACATGGAGAAGAAGCCAAGGCGTGGTGAGAGTTCATCACGCAAGAAAAAGGTTTTGCCGGAGGCTGGAAAGAAGGAGATTATGGATGAGGAAGGTTCTGTGCCAAGTATAGGGGCAACAGAAGATACATTAAGTAAAACAAAGAAGTCGAAGAACCAGAACTGTGCAGCAAAGAAGAACAGAAACACCTCAAAAGATGCAGATGGGCTTGATATGGATGACAAAGGTTCTGTGCCAAGTAAAGGGGCAACAGTTGATACATCAAGACAAATAAAGAAGTCAAAGAACCAGAACAGTGCAGTAAATAAGAATAAAAACACCTCAAAAGATGCAGATGGGCTTGATATGGATGGCGAAGGTTCTGTGCCAAGTAAAGGGGCAACAGATGATGCATCGAGTAAAACAAAGAAGTCAAAGAACCAGAACAATGCAgcaaagaagaacaaaaacacCTCAAAAGATGCAGATGGGCTTGATATGGATGACAAAGGTTCTGTGCCAAGGAAAGGGGCAACTGATGATACATCGATTAAAACAGAGAAGTCAAAGAACAAGAACAGATCAgcaaagaagaacaaaaacacCTCAAAAGATGCAGATGGGCTTGAAACAGTTGGTGCAAGCAAAAAACTGTCCAAGAAGGCTGTGGATGAAACCTTGAGTGAGAGCAAATCAGCACGCAGAACAAGATCGACACGCATGAAGGGAGGCACCCCGGTAGCCTTGAAAGGCAGGGGAAAGGATAGTGGTGCTGAATCCTTAAAGGTGGAAGAGAAGAATACTGCTTTGCTCAAGGAGAATAAGGTGGGGCGTAGAGCTGGCTCTGCACGCAAGAAGTATAAAACCACAGGGGATGGGGACGGACTTGAAGATGGCAATGCCAATGTTTCTGTTTCTTCTGGCAAGAGGTCAACGCGTGGTGAAACCTCGGTAGCTTCGGAAGCGCGAATCTCAGAGCAGggtaggaagaagaagaaactttCTGAACTTATGGCAGTGACAGATGTGCCTAATCCTTCTTCTGGTAGTAAAAGCAAGGCTCGAGGCAAGCGTTCTATGGATGCATCAACTGAGAAACTTGAGGATCCTGATCGTGATTTGGAGGATACAATGAAGActaggaaaagaaagaaacttgACACATTGGGGGATTTGTCTTCCCAGCCACAGCCTGTCTCCCGCAAGAGCACTACAAAGGTTGGAGAATTGATGCACAAAGCTGCTGGACAAATGTCACAGACACGACCCGTTCGCAAAGCTAATGGCGCAGTATCTCAGAAGAATTCTCGTAGCACTAAAGAAAGACAAGTAAATGCTCCAGACAAGTCTGCACATTCTCTGAAGGTGAAAAAGGGCAAGACTGATACCTTGACAGAAAATTCGCTGTCTTGTTCTGAAATGCTGTCACAGCTCTCCCTAGCAGTATTTAATCttaagaaaaaggagagatttTCCAGTGCAGGCATGAACTTCTTTACTGATTTCAGGAAGTACTCGTATGCTTCTAGGTCTGATGTTGAGAAGGAGATATATGGGAAGGCAACTAACACTGGATCCTGTGCTTCATTTTCTGATGTTGATGAGGATATTCCTGAGAAAGCTGCCAGCACTGAGCCCACTCCTTTGGAACAGCCCTTGGCTGATCATATGCAGGATGATTATTGGGCTGACATTCTGATTAATGTGGAGGAACCACTGTCTAGtctcagaaaaaagaaagataagggTGTGAACAGAACAAGAAAGAAGGAACATGTTAAAAAACCTGCCATGAAATCATCATCACTGGGAAATGTAGAGGGACCAACTGTTGAAGGTTCAGAGAACAAGCAACCGAATGCAGAAACACAACTGACTGTTGCAAATGGAACTAAAGTAAGTTCTGAAGAAAcggaaagttcctcatttgctGGACTAGTGCTGCACTTCAGCAGGCCAGGTGCTGTTCCGTCACGCAGTGACCTTATCAAAATCTTTAGCCAATATGGACCCGTCAATGAAGCCAAGGCAGAGACTGCAAACAATGCTAACTGCGCTCAGGTGATCTTCAAGAGGCGCATGGATGCTGAGGCAGCATTTGCAGGCGCAGGGAAAATCGGTGCTCTTGGACCAGCTCTTGTTAGCTTTCGCCTCTCCGACTTCCCAGCCGCTGCCTCAGGAAATGATCCTCGGCAGGGTGCATCGAAGAGTGACTAG